The following coding sequences lie in one Rutidosis leptorrhynchoides isolate AG116_Rl617_1_P2 chromosome 6, CSIRO_AGI_Rlap_v1, whole genome shotgun sequence genomic window:
- the LOC139854405 gene encoding uncharacterized protein, with protein MEKFVCALLLTLRRLRGYFQGLPIHVLTDLPVKHVLNKPEISGRLAKWAIELGSYEITYLPRTSMKGQVLADYLSEMMGELEVIHERTTLKPVQEGAGAGLVLTSPSGEEHTYALRFNFDVTNNEAEYEALLAGLNIVHKMNITKLRAYVNSQLVSNQFNGSFDAHELSMHKYLKLLKEAAEKFEHFELAQFSRSKNKKADGLSKLASLIFSHFQRQVWVEELSNKAIDGGLIFAAIEEAQPNWMNPIIENLRNNTLPEDKNQTRLVRMRSPMYITENDILYLKSYYGPLMRCVGPAEAEMIIKEVHNGSCSLHSGYKTIASKIMWMGYFWPTLYRDVAKIVKRCKRLFPAGAGNVKFLIVAIDYFTKWVKEKALRTITAVQRLNEKRTGWVDELSNVLWAHRTTFKRSTGEIPFSLVYGSEAMIPAEILVPTHRVANFDESANNDTLCEN; from the exons ATGGAGAAATTTGTATGCGCATTACTCTTAACTTTAAGAAGATTGCGGGGGTATTTTCAAGGGCTACCTATTCATGTTTTAACTGATTTGCCAGTTAAACATGTCCTAAATAAGCCCGAAATATCTGGAAGGCTTGCTAAGTGGGCAATTGAGTTGGGATCTTATGAAATAACTTACCTTCCGCGAACTTCTATGAAAGGGCAAGTTCTCGCGGATTATCTGTCAGAAATGATGGGCGAATTGGAAGTAATCCATGAAAGAACAACGTTGAAACCTGTACAAG AAGGCGCTGGCGCAGGATTAGTTTTAACAAGTCCAAGTGGCGAGGAACATACGTACGCGTTGCGTTTCAACTTTGATGTTACAAATAATGAAGCTGAGTATGAAGCGCTACTCGCTGGATTAAACATTGTGCATAAAATGAATATCACTAAGTTACGTGCATATGTTAATTCACAGTTAGTTTCAAATCAGTTTAATGGCTCATTTGACGCGCATGAACTTTCTATGCATAAGTATTTGAAATTGTTAAAGGAGGCTGCAGAAAAGTTTGAGCATTTTGAGCTTGCGCAATTTTCAAGAAGTAAAAACAAAAAAGCAGATGGACTAAGCAAACTAGCATCTTTAATTTTTTCGCATTTTCAAAGGCAAGTTTGGGTGGAAGAATTATCGAACAAAGCAATTGATGGCGGATTAATTTTTGCGGCTATTGAGGAAGCGCAGCCAAATTGGATGAATCCTATTATTGAAAATCTACGCAATAATACGCTGCCAGAAGATAAAAATCAAACAAGATTAGTGCGCATGAGATCACCTATGTATATCACTGAAAATGACATCTTGTACCTCAAATCTTACTACGGGCCACTAATGCGATGTGTTGGGCCAGCAGAGGCAGAGATGATCATTAAAGAAGTACATAATGGTTCTTGTTCACTGCATTCTGGTTACAAAACTATTGCGTCAAAAATTATGTggatgggttacttttggccaACCCTATATCGCGATGTGGCAAAAATAGTAAAAAGATGCAAAA GGCTATTTCCTGCGGGAGCAGGAAATGTAAAATTCCTGATTGTAGCAATTGATTATTTCACCAAGTGGGTGAAAGAAAAAGCATTGCGCACAATTACAGCagtgcaa CGCTTAAATGAAAAACGCACTGGATGGGTTGATGAACTATCCAATGTGCTATGGGCACATCGCACAACATTTAAAAGGAGTACTGGCGAAATACCCTTTAGTCTTGTGTATGGCTCGGAGGCAATGATTCCCGCCGAAATCCTAGTGCCAACACATAGGGTTGCCAATTTTGATGAATCTGCGAATAATGACACTTTATGCGAAAATTAA